ttttgttgtggatAAATGGTTATgctatataaaaacaaaacaattattacACATTTAAAGTGGTATATACTGTTATATGCAGGTGTAGACAAATTGATTTTCTCATAACCCCGGATTGGTCACATGAAATGTTAGTCCCCTCGGTGCGaaattacgtttttttttattttgcaaatactattacttgtatttttatataaccaCACAAGGCGCACGTTATATTCATTTGATCATGCGTTTGATGTCAAACTTTACACACAATACGCACAATAcagtacataaatataaatatgaatgaagATACACACCGCTAAACACACAAACTAGAAAACGCCAAAGCCTATtcgaaaatttatattttgcggGCTTgtaatgtttttgtttaaaaaataagtCGGCCTCGGGAGCAGTGTACAATGactttttcttatattttagCCGACGGCCAATGAAATAAACGAAACTAACACGCACGTCCTATCGCCGTCACAGTACTGTAGAAAAAGAGCGCACACTTTTTGCCAGCTAGAGAATTTATAGCCGCGAAGCGGTTGCGGCCAACGATAGCGGTGTCAAACGTCGGGTAAGAGCGAAggttcgctctctctctatcgcttCGAGTagtaatatacatatgtacatacatatgtgtatatgtaacAATGTGTGTACAACATAAGCATACAcgattatatatatgtatatttatgtacctTGATTTGGGCCCACGTTGGTGCTCGAATTTAGAGCTACTAATACACTAACTACTACCGTACCGATGCTAACTTTGGCAGCATCTCCACGTTTTTCACTGCTGATTGTGAAAACAGCTGATATGATACAGACGTGGGCGTTACAGCGTTGCCACTGCGTATCAACTTCGTGTGACATAAAaactagtatatttttaaaactctACTTACGTTTTCTTGATGTTTACGTAAAACTTCCTTTTTGGTCTTAACAGTGGCTCGACCAGAGCTTCTCTGGGTTTGTGTTGAGCAAATgaacataatttataatttattgcagTCGAATCCGGAAAGATGATTGGGCAAAATTAAACGCTTATCAGtcttaaaatattgtaaaaaaaattagttgAGTGACTATTTAAAAAccctgtttttgtttttcccaAATATATGGATGGCTCTTTATTTTGCGTATGTACaatctatgtacatatatttaaataattgtatcACGTGTTGTCAATTGTTTTACGTGTCTTTCAAAGCGATACAATGGTTACACGTGCCCATTGGGTATGTTGGTGTAACCCCCCAGTGGAGTATTTTTGAAAGACGCTAACGTAAGTAGTTACTTACAATACGTAcgtattatgtattatatacatacatacatacatacatacatatgtacaaatgCTCTGTTATATGAGACTCCTAGAGAAAGGAAGTATGACCAAGTATGCGGTCGACAACAATTTggttgatttttaaataacaaagaACCTTAGAAAGCTCATGTCATGCTAATCACAAAATAAGGTCGCTCAAGATCAAGGCGTTCTATAATCTGTTTTCTGcataataaatacacaaatctttagaaactgaaactgaaaaaacAAGCTCTATTATCATTGAATTGATTTTGACCCCCTAGATAGAGTCGTAGGTTATACATAGGTATAAATTAAGTTGTAAACAGATGTctatgtaatttttaattatttaatttaatttaagttataCACACGCCACACATGAACATACAAAATATCGTTGAAATAATCAGTCTGCCGATATACCGATAAAAATTCTGATACAACATATTTCGAGGAAATTTCTTGCAGGCATACCACTCTTTATTCGCCGTAACCAGTGTGGTAAAATACCAGGAATCAAAGTAGAACGTTAAAACAGCTGCTCATGACGTGTTTGTACTTcagtaaagaaaataataaagaatttcGGTATCGCGTTGTAAAAATACGTTGTTAAACATGAGGAAAAGACTGGCGCACTCGTGGAAaagaattataatatttgttattttcgcTGTCTGCACCACACAGGCATTGGATTCACACGATGCCAACCAAGACACTACTGGTAGTCTGGTACAATCTGCTGGCTCGCCACAAAACACAATTGTTAATGCATCTAATGTTAGCAGTAATAATAGCACAGGCAACACTAATAATATAACCGCAAGTGTCTCACCTGTACTGTCCACCGCAACTTCAGTGGCACCAATAAGGAGAAACACTACTGGAAACTCGTCTACAACAGTCACGGAGCCATCATTAATTGATTCTCATGCAGTTGAACAGGAACACAATTCGTCGCTAtcgcttttttttgtgatatgCGTAATTATGCTGGGCATACTTTTGATACACTCAATGCTTCAAACTGGATTTCAATATTTACCCGAATCGATTGTCGTAGTCTTCTTGGGTGCCTTTATTGGCCTCTCGCTGAATGTGATGTCTGGCGAAAATAATAGTTGGAAACGAGAAGAAGTATTCTCTCCAATGGGCTTCTTTCTCGTCCTTCTACCGCCGATTATATTCGAGTCTGGATATAATCTGCACAAAGGCAATTTCTTTCAGAACATTGGCTCCATATTGGTGTTTGCTATTTTTGGTACAACAATATCTGCCTTGGTAATTGGTGCTGGCATTTACTTATTGGGAATGGCTGAGGTAGCATATCGGTATGTTttgtaattgatttatttattagcgTGTCTTTTTGTTTCCAAATACATCTCTTCTTTTTAATCTTTCAGACTTAATTTTTCCGAATCATTTGCGTTTGGTTCGTTGATTTCGGCCGTCGATCCTGTGGCGACGGTGGCTATCTTTCATGCCCTTGATGTCGATCCAATCCTTAACATGTTGGTCTTTGGAGAAAGCATACTCAATGATGCCATATCCATTGTCTTGACAGCATCCATCACCATAAATGCGAACGCCGATGCAAACACTGGTGAAGCAATGATGAGCGCCTTAAAAACGTTTTGCGAAATGTTTTTTGCATCTGCTGGCATTGGAGTCATATTCGCACTCATATCAGCACTGTTACTCAAACACATCGATCTACGAAAGCATCCCTCTTTGGAGTTTGCAATCATGCTTATGTTCACCTATGCACCCTATGTCTTGGCAGAAGGCATACACTTGAGCGGTATCATGGCTATACTCTTTTGTGGCATCGTGATGTCACATTACacgcatttcaatttatcGACTGTGACGCAAATCACCATGCAGCAGACTATGCGAACACTGGCATTTATTGCAGAGACATGTGTATTCGCTTATCTGGGACTggcaattttttcatttaagcATCAGGTTGAAATGTCATTCGTCATCTGGTCGATAGTGCTATGCCTAATTGGACGAGCCTGTAATATCTTTCCGCTGGCATATTTGGTGAATAAGTTTCGTGAAcataaaattaacaacaagATGCAGTTCATCATGTGGTTTTCTGGTCTACGAGGAGCTATTTCGTATGCCTTATCACTCCATCTGCATTTGGATAGTCAAGAGAAACGGCATGTTATTATCACAACGACTCTCATCATCGTACTTTTCACAACACTCGTTCTGGGTGGCTCCACCATGCCCCTGCTTAAATATCTTAAGCCTGGAAAGAAACGACGGGCTCGTGGATCTGTGCGATCGACGAATGGAAGTTCGTACTCAAATCGAAAACGTAGCAAGTCAATATCCCTCTCAAAGACTAGAGAATGGGGCCAGGCAATCGATTCCGAACATTTATCTGAATTGACCGAGGAAGAGGATGTCACGTTTACCCAGGCTAGAGATCGTTTTGGCCGCTTAGATCGCAAGTATTTTATTCCGTTTTTTACACGGCGATTCAACAGCCAGGAACTTAACGAATGCAAGTCTCAAATGGCGGATTTGACCAACAAATGGTATCAGGCTATACGCATAAGTCCTCTAGATTCAGATGAATCAGACGATGAGATTGGGCTCTCAGCTACAACAAGTCAAAGCAATTTGACGCGATCTTAAATTTACCAGATTATTCTAAAACAATATATCTTAGTGgccaaaattcaaatatagtCACTAAGAAGAGTactaattatattatcaatattTTGTAAAGTGTGCAAGCGCAATTGTTTTTCAGTAGAaaaatcattaattttaaatgtagagTTTAGTATGGATAGTATTTGTTGTAAACTCAacaatgttttaatttatgttaattgaTTGCCCTTGGTATACTGTTTCGTATATCTTATATATCACTAATGTTACCTCATTTTAAAAGTGCATCAAACAGTATTCattctgtttatttgttttttattcagCTGTCTcctaatatatataaaaataaatatgtattgaatgtttataatactttacaatatatatatatatatatataatagtaaaatACTTATGCTGTATGTACATAAtatgaaaaccaaaaatatttgtatttcctGCGAAAGAAATTGTGATAATAAATGTCAGTATATTTACTTATGAAACTGCAacaatttaatgtttatttatatgtatacatatgtaagttaATATGCGCcacataaaaatacattaatgtTTCATATATCAACTTGCAATGTTCTGTTGTAGAATTAGGTTATTTTCAACatcagttttagttttagtacGCAGGAGAAATGGAATTTAGTGCAGTCTACTCACAAAGAGTACAAGTCCTCTTATCAAATAGGCTTATTGGAGAATTTCCAATCTTGG
This DNA window, taken from Drosophila nasuta strain 15112-1781.00 chromosome 2L, ASM2355853v1, whole genome shotgun sequence, encodes the following:
- the LOC132798598 gene encoding sodium/hydrogen exchanger 8; amino-acid sequence: MRKRLAHSWKRIIIFVIFAVCTTQALDSHDANQDTTGSLVQSAGSPQNTIVNASNVSSNNSTGNTNNITASVSPVLSTATSVAPIRRNTTGNSSTTVTEPSLIDSHAVEQEHNSSLSLFFVICVIMLGILLIHSMLQTGFQYLPESIVVVFLGAFIGLSLNVMSGENNSWKREEVFSPMGFFLVLLPPIIFESGYNLHKGNFFQNIGSILVFAIFGTTISALVIGAGIYLLGMAEVAYRLNFSESFAFGSLISAVDPVATVAIFHALDVDPILNMLVFGESILNDAISIVLTASITINANADANTGEAMMSALKTFCEMFFASAGIGVIFALISALLLKHIDLRKHPSLEFAIMLMFTYAPYVLAEGIHLSGIMAILFCGIVMSHYTHFNLSTVTQITMQQTMRTLAFIAETCVFAYLGLAIFSFKHQVEMSFVIWSIVLCLIGRACNIFPLAYLVNKFREHKINNKMQFIMWFSGLRGAISYALSLHLHLDSQEKRHVIITTTLIIVLFTTLVLGGSTMPLLKYLKPGKKRRARGSVRSTNGSSYSNRKRSKSISLSKTREWGQAIDSEHLSELTEEEDVTFTQARDRFGRLDRKYFIPFFTRRFNSQELNECKSQMADLTNKWYQAIRISPLDSDESDDEIGLSATTSQSNLTRS